The proteins below come from a single Streptomyces tubercidicus genomic window:
- a CDS encoding pentapeptide repeat-containing protein has protein sequence MSPEREPSIPDVRELGLRSDCGSCFGLCCVALPFAASADFAIDKDAGRPCPNLETDFRCGIHSELRPRGFTGCTVFDCFGAGQKVSQVTFGGHDWRQAPGSARQMFDVFPVMRQLQELLWYLAEALARPAARPVHAELRAALEKTERLTRGSAEELTALDVPAHRGEVNALLLRTSELVRAGVPGRKRERRGADLMGARLKGANLRGANLRGAYLIAADLTGADLRAADLIGADLRAADLAGADLTGALFLTQSQLNAAKGDAATELPQTLSRPAHW, from the coding sequence GTGTCCCCAGAGCGTGAGCCATCGATTCCGGACGTCAGGGAACTCGGCCTGCGGTCCGACTGCGGGAGCTGCTTCGGGCTGTGCTGTGTCGCGCTGCCGTTCGCGGCCTCGGCGGACTTCGCGATCGACAAGGACGCCGGCCGGCCCTGCCCGAACCTGGAGACGGACTTCCGCTGCGGCATCCACAGCGAGCTGCGCCCGCGCGGCTTCACCGGCTGTACGGTCTTCGACTGCTTCGGCGCCGGGCAGAAGGTCTCGCAGGTCACCTTCGGCGGTCACGACTGGCGGCAGGCCCCGGGGTCCGCCCGGCAGATGTTCGACGTCTTCCCCGTCATGCGGCAGCTGCAGGAACTCCTCTGGTACCTGGCCGAGGCGCTGGCCCGCCCGGCGGCCCGCCCGGTCCACGCCGAGCTGCGCGCCGCCCTGGAGAAGACCGAACGCCTCACCCGCGGCAGCGCCGAGGAGCTCACGGCGCTCGATGTGCCGGCCCACCGGGGCGAGGTCAACGCCCTCCTGCTGCGCACCAGCGAACTCGTCCGGGCCGGGGTCCCGGGCCGTAAGAGGGAGCGGCGCGGCGCCGACCTCATGGGGGCGCGCCTCAAGGGCGCCAACCTCCGGGGCGCCAATCTCCGTGGGGCCTACCTGATCGCCGCCGACCTCACGGGTGCTGACCTGCGCGCGGCGGACCTGATCGGCGCCGATCTGCGTGCCGCCGATCTCGCCGGTGCCGATCTCACCGGTGCGCTCTTCCTCACCCAGTCGCAGCTCAACGCGGCCAAGGGCGATGCCGCCACCGAGCTGCCGCAGACCCTGAGCCGCCCCGCCCACTGGTAG
- a CDS encoding lysozyme, with the protein MSVLRSGSPHRPARSLATVAGILLALVSLLLGLPGTAGAAATQRAPEPRHPEQDWAGSQIARHEGTADGGAPPAAPLASVEGVDVSSHNGNVAWSTLWNSGVRFAYVKATESTSYTNPYFAQQYNGSYNAGMIRGAYHFATPDTSSGAAQAAYFVSHGGGWSKDGKTLPGALDMEYNPYGATCYGLSAAGLVNWMKDWFATYKARTGRDAVLYTSTGWWKQCTGNSAAFGAVNPLWIPRYGSSAGELPAGWGFHTIWQYTSSGPTVGDHNRFNGAMDRLRALANG; encoded by the coding sequence ATGTCCGTGCTCAGATCCGGCTCCCCCCACCGCCCCGCACGCTCCCTCGCGACCGTGGCCGGGATCCTGCTCGCCCTCGTCTCCCTCCTCCTCGGCCTGCCCGGTACCGCCGGGGCCGCGGCCACCCAGCGCGCACCGGAACCCCGCCACCCCGAACAGGACTGGGCCGGCTCCCAGATCGCCCGGCACGAGGGCACGGCGGACGGCGGCGCACCCCCGGCCGCCCCGCTCGCCTCCGTCGAGGGGGTGGACGTCAGCAGCCACAACGGCAATGTCGCCTGGTCGACCCTCTGGAACAGCGGTGTCCGCTTCGCCTACGTCAAGGCGACGGAGTCCACCAGCTACACCAACCCGTACTTCGCGCAGCAGTACAACGGCTCCTACAACGCCGGGATGATCCGCGGCGCCTACCACTTCGCCACCCCCGACACCTCCAGCGGCGCCGCCCAGGCCGCCTACTTCGTCAGCCACGGCGGCGGCTGGTCCAAGGACGGCAAGACGCTGCCCGGCGCGCTCGACATGGAGTACAACCCCTACGGCGCGACCTGTTACGGGCTGAGCGCGGCCGGGCTGGTCAACTGGATGAAGGACTGGTTCGCCACCTACAAGGCGCGTACCGGCCGGGACGCCGTCCTCTACACCTCCACCGGCTGGTGGAAGCAGTGCACCGGCAACTCCGCCGCCTTCGGTGCCGTCAACCCCCTGTGGATTCCGCGCTACGGCTCCTCGGCCGGTGAACTCCCGGCCGGCTGGGGCTTCCACACCATCTGGCAGTACACCTCCTCCGGCCCGACGGTCGGTGACCACAACCGCTTCAACGGCGCGATGGACCGGCTCCGGGCGCTGGCGAACGGTTAG
- a CDS encoding response regulator transcription factor, with protein MDQTQTTQGGAAAATPGAQRRVLVVEDDPTIVEAIAARLRAEGFQVQTATDGPAAVDTAEAWQPDLLVLDVMLPGFDGLEVCRRVQAQRPVPVMMLTARDDETDMLVGLGVGADDYMTKPFSMRELAARVHVLLRRVERAALAAHTPRSGILRLGELEIDHAQRRVRVRGADVHLTPTEFDLLVCLANTPRAVLSREQLLAEVWDWADASGTRTVDSHIKALRRKIGAERIRTVHGVGYALETPAA; from the coding sequence ATGGACCAGACTCAGACAACGCAGGGCGGCGCCGCCGCGGCCACGCCGGGTGCCCAGCGCCGGGTCCTGGTCGTTGAAGACGACCCGACGATCGTCGAGGCCATCGCGGCCCGGCTGCGCGCCGAGGGTTTCCAGGTGCAGACGGCCACCGACGGCCCGGCCGCCGTGGACACCGCCGAGGCCTGGCAGCCCGATCTGCTGGTCCTCGATGTGATGCTGCCGGGCTTCGACGGCCTGGAGGTGTGCCGCCGGGTCCAGGCCCAGCGTCCGGTGCCGGTGATGATGCTCACCGCCCGGGACGACGAGACGGACATGCTGGTGGGCCTCGGCGTCGGCGCCGACGACTACATGACCAAGCCGTTCTCGATGCGGGAGCTGGCCGCCCGGGTGCATGTCCTGCTGCGCCGGGTCGAGCGCGCCGCGCTGGCCGCGCACACCCCGCGCAGCGGCATCCTCCGGCTGGGCGAGCTGGAGATCGACCACGCCCAGCGCCGGGTGCGGGTACGCGGCGCGGATGTGCATCTGACGCCCACCGAGTTCGATCTGCTGGTCTGCCTGGCGAACACCCCGCGTGCGGTGCTCTCCCGTGAGCAGCTGCTGGCCGAGGTGTGGGACTGGGCCGACGCCTCCGGCACCCGTACGGTCGACAGCCACATCAAGGCGCTGCGCCGCAAGATCGGCGCCGAGCGGATCCGCACGGTCCACGGTGTCGGCTACGCCCTGGAGACCCCGGCCGCATGA
- a CDS encoding MarR family winged helix-turn-helix transcriptional regulator: MGADVHDTGADGTTADGEPTGVDHVFLALERELAVFLRRARASSGEMAREVHPDLEPAAYGLLVRLADAGAQRATDLAGYFGVGKATMSRQLHALEQLGLITRAPDPADGRAVLVRLTDEGRARFTHVRTARRARYARRLASWDRGEVSELARLLHRLNAEQEGEEA, encoded by the coding sequence ATGGGCGCTGACGTGCACGACACCGGAGCCGACGGGACGACCGCGGACGGTGAGCCGACGGGTGTGGACCACGTATTCCTCGCCCTGGAACGTGAATTGGCGGTATTTCTCCGCCGCGCCCGTGCCTCATCCGGCGAAATGGCACGAGAGGTACATCCCGACCTGGAGCCCGCCGCATACGGCCTCCTCGTACGGCTGGCCGATGCCGGGGCCCAGCGCGCCACCGACCTCGCCGGCTACTTCGGCGTCGGCAAGGCCACGATGAGCCGCCAGCTGCACGCCCTGGAGCAGCTCGGACTCATCACCCGCGCACCGGACCCGGCGGACGGCCGCGCGGTCCTGGTACGCCTCACCGACGAGGGCCGCGCACGCTTCACCCACGTCCGTACCGCCCGCCGCGCCCGCTACGCCCGCCGCCTCGCCTCCTGGGACCGCGGCGAGGTCAGCGAACTCGCCCGGCTGCTCCACCGGCTGAACGCGGAGCAGGAGGGGGAGGAGGCGTAG
- a CDS encoding sensor histidine kinase, whose protein sequence is MTRPPRTSLNALWQRIWEGLRPLDPYRSVKAALGALVSVSVIITTLLVFVAMHSATELRVITIFSIIASLLITQFVANSLTAPLDEMTDVTRSMAHGNYSRRVRSERRDEFGDLANAFNRMAADLEAVDTHRKELVANVSHELRTPIAALRAVLENVVDGVCEPDPETMRTALKQTERLGRLVEHLLDLSRLDNGVVPLHARRFEVWPYLSGVLKEANMSRGATTLSGLSGAAGSGTHTRTDVHLHLDVSPPELTAHADAERLHQVVANLIDNAIKHSPRHGRVTVHARRGEGPQSLVLEVQDEGPGIPEAERYRVFERFNRGGPAPSGPGSDGGTGLGLAIARWAVDLHGGRIGVAESSRGCRIRVTLPGLESARS, encoded by the coding sequence ATGACGCGGCCGCCACGCACCTCGCTGAACGCGCTGTGGCAGCGGATCTGGGAGGGCCTGCGCCCGCTGGACCCGTACCGGTCCGTGAAGGCCGCACTGGGGGCGCTGGTCAGCGTCTCGGTGATCATCACCACCCTGCTGGTGTTCGTCGCGATGCACTCGGCGACCGAGCTGCGGGTGATCACGATCTTCTCGATCATCGCCTCGCTGCTGATCACCCAGTTCGTGGCCAACAGCCTGACCGCTCCGCTCGACGAGATGACGGATGTCACCCGCTCGATGGCGCACGGTAACTACAGCCGCCGGGTCCGCTCGGAGCGCCGTGACGAGTTCGGTGACCTGGCGAACGCCTTCAACCGGATGGCGGCCGACCTGGAGGCGGTGGACACCCACCGCAAGGAGCTGGTCGCCAATGTGTCGCACGAGCTGCGCACCCCCATCGCCGCGCTCCGTGCCGTCCTGGAGAACGTCGTCGACGGGGTCTGCGAGCCGGACCCGGAGACGATGCGTACGGCGCTGAAGCAGACCGAGCGGCTGGGCCGCCTGGTGGAGCATCTGCTGGACCTGTCCCGGCTGGACAACGGGGTGGTGCCGCTGCACGCCCGCCGCTTCGAGGTCTGGCCGTATCTGTCCGGCGTGCTCAAGGAAGCCAACATGAGCCGGGGCGCCACCACCCTCTCGGGGCTGTCGGGGGCCGCCGGCTCCGGCACCCACACCCGTACGGACGTCCATCTCCACCTCGATGTCTCGCCGCCGGAGCTGACCGCGCACGCGGACGCCGAGCGGCTGCACCAGGTCGTGGCCAATCTGATCGACAACGCGATCAAGCACAGCCCCCGGCACGGCCGGGTCACGGTGCACGCCCGGCGCGGCGAGGGGCCGCAGAGCCTGGTGCTGGAGGTGCAGGACGAGGGCCCCGGCATCCCCGAGGCGGAGCGCTACCGGGTCTTCGAGCGGTTCAACCGCGGCGGCCCGGCCCCGTCGGGCCCCGGCAGCGACGGCGGCACGGGCCTGGGCCTGGCGATCGCCCGCTGGGCGGTGGACCTGCACGGAGGACGCATCGGGGTCGCCGAATCGTCCCGCGGTTGCCGGATCCGGGTCACTCTTCCGGGGCTGGAGTCAGCTCGAAGCTGA
- a CDS encoding rhomboid-like protein has protein sequence MAAALAPDAGSDSDAALVPDTAPVPDARSAAVAPGPLLGIPRQRAGRATGARAAETGIRSAEAGTHAVEAGPDAPDAAVRPGPSRPWQPLRLLPTPVGTPFTFGFAVVLAVTSLFAEYADPGLVSRLLHGSSTDVVHLTQAPLPVLIASALWIAGGMTSGYAVAFLFVLTALERRIGARGAATVFFGGHVLATLATELPVAFSVAAGGLPESSLHRLDYGISFGVMTCIGALAGLLPAWPGRLLLAVVGYLALTDLLAYADPLSDWGHLLSLALGVASWPLLRRWRTRRAAPAPLLGDLGHPALRGARMY, from the coding sequence GTGGCTGCCGCTCTGGCGCCGGATGCCGGCTCGGATTCGGATGCCGCGCTGGTGCCGGACACCGCGCCGGTGCCGGATGCCCGCTCGGCCGCTGTGGCGCCGGGCCCGCTGCTCGGCATCCCCCGGCAGCGTGCGGGCCGGGCGACCGGGGCCCGTGCCGCCGAGACCGGGATTCGCTCTGCCGAGGCGGGGACCCATGCCGTCGAGGCCGGGCCGGATGCCCCGGATGCGGCGGTGCGCCCGGGGCCCTCGCGGCCCTGGCAGCCGCTGCGGCTGCTGCCCACCCCCGTCGGCACCCCCTTCACCTTCGGCTTCGCCGTGGTCCTCGCGGTCACCTCGCTCTTCGCCGAGTACGCCGACCCGGGGCTGGTCTCCAGGCTGCTGCACGGCTCCAGCACCGATGTCGTCCACCTCACCCAGGCCCCGCTGCCGGTGCTGATAGCCAGTGCGCTGTGGATCGCCGGCGGGATGACCTCCGGGTACGCCGTCGCCTTCCTCTTCGTCCTGACGGCGCTGGAGCGGCGGATCGGCGCGCGGGGCGCCGCCACGGTCTTCTTCGGCGGTCATGTGCTCGCCACCCTCGCCACCGAACTCCCCGTCGCCTTCTCGGTCGCCGCCGGCGGGCTGCCGGAGAGCTCGCTGCACCGCCTCGACTACGGCATCAGCTTCGGCGTGATGACCTGCATCGGCGCCCTCGCCGGTCTGCTGCCGGCCTGGCCGGGCCGGCTGCTGCTGGCCGTCGTCGGCTATCTGGCCCTGACGGACCTCCTCGCCTACGCCGACCCGCTGAGCGACTGGGGACATCTGCTCTCGCTCGCCCTGGGCGTGGCGAGCTGGCCGCTGCTGCGCCGCTGGCGCACCCGTCGCGCCGCACCCGCACCGCTCCTCGGCGACCTGGGCCATCCCGCCCTGCGGGGCGCGCGGATGTACTGA
- a CDS encoding YfbM family protein, giving the protein MIGEYARVTPAALDRALGDPEWALKLVHGWREAEAGQRPEAAPARCLDIDKAWDALGFLLRRRGFPVDIVHGEEAVPDADDWGYGPPRYLTPEQVRCAAEALAGLSGERLTSGVGPADLAAAEVYPAIVWERGEPLDYVSEHYEQLRPFFRAAADEGDGMLMWLG; this is encoded by the coding sequence ATGATCGGAGAGTACGCACGTGTCACTCCCGCCGCACTCGACCGCGCCCTGGGCGATCCCGAGTGGGCGCTGAAGCTGGTCCACGGGTGGAGGGAAGCGGAAGCCGGACAGCGCCCGGAGGCCGCGCCGGCCCGCTGCCTGGACATCGACAAGGCATGGGACGCGCTCGGGTTCCTGCTGCGCCGCCGCGGTTTTCCGGTGGACATCGTCCATGGCGAGGAGGCCGTCCCGGATGCCGACGACTGGGGCTACGGGCCGCCCCGTTACCTCACCCCCGAGCAGGTGCGGTGCGCCGCGGAGGCGCTGGCGGGGCTCTCGGGCGAGCGCCTGACGTCCGGCGTCGGCCCGGCGGACCTCGCGGCGGCGGAGGTGTATCCGGCGATCGTCTGGGAGCGGGGCGAGCCGCTGGACTATGTCAGCGAGCACTACGAGCAGTTGCGGCCGTTCTTCCGCGCGGCGGCGGACGAGGGGGACGGGATGCTCATGTGGCTCGGATAG
- a CDS encoding protein phosphatase 2C domain-containing protein, which translates to MHIALATEPGDPQRPNEDYTSVALPASGQGGALVLLDGVTPPEGDDGCVHGVPWFTARLGGAMLELSVSHRDMTLAEALAAAISRTADGHRDSCDLSHVRTPQATVIAARWSGGTVEHLVLSDSVLLLERTDGSVDPVLDSRLDELPPEVQDLRAAVRALHRGSAERAALGREYGRAVEALRNAEGGFFTAAADPAVAARAVTGSTPRAGVRSLTALSDGASRWVEVFGEGSWADCVALVSGQGPQALIDRVRAAEAADPACAAFPRGKARDDAAVIFVAP; encoded by the coding sequence ATGCACATCGCACTCGCCACCGAGCCGGGCGACCCCCAACGACCAAATGAGGACTACACATCGGTCGCCCTGCCGGCTTCCGGTCAGGGTGGTGCGCTCGTCCTCCTGGACGGCGTGACGCCTCCGGAGGGGGACGACGGCTGCGTCCACGGGGTGCCGTGGTTCACCGCGCGGCTCGGTGGCGCAATGCTCGAACTGTCGGTTTCACACCGGGATATGACGCTGGCTGAGGCTCTCGCCGCGGCCATCTCCCGGACAGCCGACGGCCACCGGGACTCCTGTGACCTTTCTCACGTACGCACTCCGCAGGCAACCGTGATCGCCGCACGGTGGTCCGGGGGCACCGTCGAGCACCTCGTCCTGTCCGATTCGGTGCTCCTCCTGGAGCGGACGGACGGCTCGGTGGATCCGGTGCTCGACTCCCGGCTGGACGAACTGCCGCCCGAGGTCCAGGACCTGCGGGCCGCCGTACGGGCGCTGCACCGCGGCTCGGCGGAACGGGCCGCGCTGGGCCGGGAGTACGGCCGCGCGGTCGAGGCGCTGCGCAATGCGGAGGGCGGCTTCTTCACCGCGGCCGCGGATCCGGCGGTGGCCGCCCGCGCGGTGACCGGCAGCACCCCGCGCGCCGGTGTCCGCTCGCTGACCGCGCTCAGCGACGGGGCGAGCCGCTGGGTCGAGGTCTTCGGGGAGGGGTCCTGGGCGGACTGCGTGGCCCTGGTGTCCGGGCAGGGCCCGCAGGCGCTGATCGACCGGGTACGGGCCGCGGAGGCGGCGGATCCGGCGTGCGCGGCGTTTCCGCGCGGCAAGGCGCGGGACGACGCGGCGGTGATTTTTGTGGCGCCGTGA
- the lon gene encoding endopeptidase La, translating to MASTSTPLTLPVLPLDDEVVLPGMVVPLDLSDADVRAAVEAAQAAASSGNKPRVLLVPRIDGSYPAIGTLGRIEQVGRLSDGDPGALIRGLGRVRIGSGTTGPGAALWVEGTTVEETVPAPLPGAVAELVTEYKALATSWLRKRGAWQVVDRVQQIEDVPTLADNSGYSPFLTTEQKVRLLETADPVARLKFATEALREHLAEQDVAESIAKDVQEGVDKQQREFLLRRQLEAVRKELAGLNGDPEDEGDDYRARVEAADLPEDVRKAALKEVDKLERSSDQSPEGSWIRTWLDTVLELPWNERTEDAYDIAGAKEILDADHSGLEDVKERITEYLAVRKRRSERGLGLVGGRRGGAVLALVGPPGVGKTSLGESVARAMGRKFVRVALGGVRDEAEIRGHRRTYVGALPGRIVRAIKEAGSMNPVVLLDEIDKVGSDFRGDPAAALLEVLDPAQNHTFRDHYLEVELDLSDVVFLATANVLEAIPEPLLDRMELVRLDGYTEDEKVVIARDHLLPRQLERAGLEPGEVALEDEALRKLAGEYTREAGVRNLERAVARLLRKVAAQHELGERELPFTVGADQLRPLIGRPHHTPESAQDPAERRTAVPGVVTGLAVTGAGGDVLYVEASLADPETGASGLQLTGQLGEVMKESAHIALSFLRSHGAELELPVADLKERGVHLHVPAGAVPKDGPSAGVTMTTALASLLSGRQVRPDVAMTGEVSLTGRVLPIGGVKQKLLAAHRAGITTVVIPKRNEPDLDDVPDEILAALDVHPVADVRQVLELALTPASNGAAPGVPVAA from the coding sequence ATGGCTTCGACGTCCACACCGCTCACTCTGCCCGTGCTGCCCCTCGATGACGAGGTCGTGCTCCCGGGCATGGTGGTGCCCCTGGACCTGTCCGACGCGGACGTCCGGGCAGCCGTGGAGGCCGCGCAGGCCGCCGCCTCCTCGGGTAACAAACCGCGGGTGCTGCTTGTGCCCCGGATCGACGGGAGCTACCCGGCGATCGGCACGCTCGGGCGGATCGAGCAGGTCGGGCGGCTGTCCGACGGCGATCCCGGGGCGCTGATCCGGGGCCTGGGGCGGGTGCGGATCGGCTCGGGCACCACCGGGCCCGGCGCCGCGCTCTGGGTGGAGGGCACGACCGTCGAGGAGACGGTCCCCGCCCCCCTGCCCGGTGCGGTGGCCGAACTCGTCACGGAATACAAGGCGCTGGCCACCAGCTGGCTGCGCAAGCGCGGTGCCTGGCAGGTCGTCGACCGCGTCCAGCAGATCGAGGACGTACCGACGCTCGCCGACAACTCCGGCTACTCGCCGTTCCTGACCACCGAACAGAAGGTCCGGCTGCTGGAGACCGCCGACCCGGTCGCGCGGCTGAAGTTCGCCACCGAGGCGCTGCGCGAGCACCTCGCCGAGCAGGATGTCGCCGAGTCCATCGCCAAGGACGTCCAGGAAGGCGTCGACAAGCAGCAGCGGGAGTTCCTGCTGCGGCGGCAGCTGGAGGCGGTCCGCAAGGAGCTGGCCGGGCTCAACGGCGATCCGGAGGACGAGGGCGACGACTACCGCGCCCGCGTCGAGGCCGCCGACCTGCCCGAGGACGTCCGCAAGGCCGCCCTCAAGGAGGTCGACAAGCTGGAGCGGTCCAGCGACCAGAGCCCCGAGGGCTCCTGGATCCGCACCTGGCTGGACACCGTCCTCGAACTGCCCTGGAACGAACGGACCGAGGACGCCTACGACATCGCCGGGGCCAAGGAGATCCTGGACGCCGACCACTCCGGCCTGGAGGACGTCAAGGAGCGGATCACGGAATACCTGGCCGTCCGCAAGCGCCGGTCGGAACGGGGCCTCGGCCTGGTCGGCGGCCGCCGCGGCGGAGCCGTACTGGCGCTCGTCGGCCCGCCGGGCGTCGGCAAAACCTCGCTCGGCGAATCCGTCGCGCGCGCCATGGGCCGGAAGTTCGTCCGGGTGGCGCTCGGCGGCGTACGGGACGAGGCGGAGATCCGCGGCCACCGCCGTACCTACGTCGGCGCGCTGCCCGGCCGGATCGTCCGTGCGATCAAGGAGGCCGGTTCGATGAACCCGGTCGTCCTCCTGGACGAGATCGACAAGGTGGGCTCCGACTTCCGGGGCGACCCGGCCGCCGCCCTCCTGGAGGTCCTGGACCCGGCGCAGAACCACACCTTCCGCGACCACTACCTGGAAGTCGAACTCGACCTCAGCGATGTGGTCTTCCTGGCCACCGCCAATGTCCTCGAAGCCATCCCCGAACCGCTGCTGGACCGTATGGAGCTGGTCCGGCTGGACGGCTACACGGAGGACGAGAAGGTCGTCATCGCCCGGGACCATCTGCTGCCGCGCCAGCTGGAGCGGGCCGGTCTGGAGCCCGGTGAGGTGGCCCTGGAGGACGAGGCGCTGCGCAAGCTCGCGGGCGAGTACACCCGCGAGGCGGGCGTACGGAACCTGGAGCGCGCGGTCGCCAGGCTGCTGCGCAAGGTCGCCGCCCAGCACGAACTGGGGGAGCGGGAGCTGCCGTTCACGGTCGGCGCGGACCAGCTGCGCCCGCTGATCGGGCGGCCGCACCACACCCCCGAGTCGGCCCAGGACCCGGCCGAGCGGCGCACCGCGGTGCCCGGCGTGGTCACCGGCCTCGCGGTCACCGGCGCCGGCGGCGACGTGCTCTACGTGGAGGCTTCGCTGGCCGATCCGGAAACCGGGGCGTCCGGGCTCCAGCTGACCGGCCAGCTCGGCGAGGTGATGAAGGAGTCCGCGCATATCGCGCTGTCGTTCCTGCGCTCGCACGGCGCGGAACTGGAGCTTCCGGTCGCCGACCTGAAGGAGCGCGGAGTGCATCTGCACGTACCGGCGGGCGCCGTCCCCAAGGACGGGCCGAGCGCGGGCGTCACGATGACGACGGCGCTGGCCTCGCTGCTCTCCGGCCGGCAGGTCCGGCCCGATGTGGCGATGACCGGTGAGGTCTCGCTGACCGGGCGGGTGCTGCCGATCGGCGGCGTCAAGCAGAAGCTGCTGGCGGCCCACCGGGCGGGCATCACCACCGTGGTCATCCCGAAGCGCAACGAACCGGACCTGGACGACGTCCCGGACGAGATCCTCGCGGCCCTCGACGTCCACCCGGTCGCCGATGTCCGCCAGGTACTGGAGCTGGCACTGACCCCGGCGTCGAACGGGGCCGCGCCCGGGGTGCCGGTCGCGGCGTGA
- a CDS encoding spermidine synthase, producing the protein MAPVTPTQETTGAPAAPRTIDRREGPYGEVVLRERSGPLAAPGTDGAGTPAAPVIYEIIANGCFLMDTSDGRSERLLIDAALDALPAGRTDPVVLIGGLGVGFSLARAAQEPRWGRIVVVEREEAVIDWHRTGPLSAVSAAALADPRSEILHTDLVAHLWTEAGRDAYDALCLDIDNGPDWTVTEDNDSLYSPDGLAACRDRLNPGGVLAVWSAQPSPAFEEALRNAGFNGVHTEEIPVVRGVPDVVHLARKGA; encoded by the coding sequence ATGGCTCCCGTGACACCGACACAGGAAACGACCGGCGCCCCAGCGGCCCCGCGCACGATCGACCGCCGCGAGGGCCCGTACGGCGAGGTGGTGCTACGCGAACGGAGCGGGCCCCTCGCGGCCCCCGGGACCGACGGGGCCGGCACCCCCGCGGCGCCGGTGATCTACGAGATCATCGCCAACGGCTGCTTCCTGATGGACACCTCCGACGGCCGCTCCGAGCGGCTGCTGATCGACGCCGCGCTGGACGCGCTGCCGGCCGGCCGCACCGACCCCGTCGTCCTCATCGGCGGCCTCGGCGTCGGCTTCTCCCTGGCCCGCGCCGCCCAGGAGCCGCGCTGGGGCCGGATCGTCGTCGTCGAGCGCGAGGAGGCGGTCATCGACTGGCACCGCACGGGCCCGCTGTCGGCCGTCTCCGCCGCCGCGCTGGCCGATCCGCGCAGCGAGATCCTGCACACCGACCTGGTCGCCCATCTGTGGACGGAGGCGGGCCGGGACGCGTACGACGCCCTGTGCCTGGACATCGACAACGGCCCCGACTGGACCGTCACCGAGGACAACGACAGCCTCTACTCCCCCGACGGACTCGCCGCCTGCCGCGATCGTCTGAACCCTGGCGGAGTGCTCGCCGTCTGGTCCGCGCAGCCCTCGCCGGCCTTCGAGGAAGCGCTACGAAATGCCGGGTTCAACGGGGTACATACGGAAGAGATCCCCGTTGTCCGAGGCGTCCCGGACGTGGTCCATCTGGCGCGGAAGGGCGCGTAG